One genomic window of Solanum dulcamara chromosome 12, daSolDulc1.2, whole genome shotgun sequence includes the following:
- the LOC129875616 gene encoding uncharacterized protein LOC129875616 codes for MPSYFPRADLPPADSLNMPKRAPVHGQASLAHPFAFRTAPDLPTQDPVTLTYPVTNQIFRAHTVAPYDSQIPPVYAVEAPTFTTPARVKVPYEVDQYAEMEKDARLKEDKSIDAQLRGLRKALKNLQVTRRTESLDYDDLCIHPDIDMPVGYKPPKFDVFDGKSDPHAYLRAYCDKLVGVGRNKKLRMKLFIRSLSGEALTWYTRQDPRKWYNWQEMAEDFMNRFRFNTEITADRFSLANIQKKPSEDFQEYARHRRTEAARVQPPLDESELSKYFIRAQEGIYFDKMMSMMGQKFAELVKMGDFIEEGIKSGQDGCIASCK; via the coding sequence ATGCCCAGCTACTTCCCTAGAGCTGACCTGCCTCCTGCAGATTCTCTAAACATGCCTAAACGTGCTCCTGTTCATGGTCAAGCGTCATTAGCTCATCCATTTGCATTCAGGACTGCTCCTGACCTTCCCACTCAAGACCCCGTCACACTTACATACCCAGTGACAAACCAGATATTTAGAGCACACACCGTCGCTCCTTATGATTCACAGATCCCGCCTGTATATGCTGTTGAGGCCCCTACTTTCACGACACCGGCTAGGGTCAAAGTCCCGTATGAGGTTGACCAATATGCAGAAATGGAGAAGGATGCTCGATTGAAAGAAGATAAGTCAATAGACGCTCAACTTCGAGGTCTAAGAAAGGCATTAAAAAACCTACAAGTCACTAGGAGAACAGAGAGCCTAGATTATGATGACTTATGCATCCACCCAGATATTGACATGCCGGTAGGATACAAGCCCCCAAAGTTTGACGTATTTGATGGAAAGAGCGATCCTCATGCATATCTGAGGGCATACTGTGACAAGTTAGTCGGTGTAGGGAGAAATAAGAAGCTAAGAATGAAGTTGTTCATTCGAAGTCTATCTGGAGAAGCGTTGACTTGGTATACACGCCAGGATCCTCGCAAATGGTATAACTGGCAGGAAATGGCTGAGGATTTCATGAATCGTTTCAGATTTAATACCGAAATCACTGCGGACAGGTTCTCATTAGCCAACATACAAAAGAAACCATCGGAGGACTTCCAGGAGTATGCACGACATAGGAGAACTGAGGCTGCAAGGGTTCAACCACCGCTCGATGAGAGTGAGctctcaaaatactttattcgAGCCCAAGAAGGTATCTACTTTGACAAGATGATGTCAATGATGGGCCAAAAGTTTGCAGAATTGGTCAAGATGGGAGATTTTATAGAGGAAGGCATCAAATCGGGTCAAGATGGCTGCATTGCAAGCTGCAAGTAA